A genome region from Mesorhizobium sp. B2-1-8 includes the following:
- a CDS encoding SRPBCC family protein has product MAKVTISSVIDAPVEKVWARIRDFNGLPGWHPRMVESHIEDGKHASTIGCVRNFQLASGARLREKLLDFSDDDFLVSYSILETPQPLTNHKATLQLRRVTDGDRTYAEWTASFDAAPEEADKLAEGMGTNVFQGGFNALKSHFASQN; this is encoded by the coding sequence ATGGCGAAAGTCACCATCTCCAGCGTCATCGACGCGCCGGTCGAAAAGGTCTGGGCACGCATACGCGACTTCAACGGCCTGCCGGGCTGGCACCCACGCATGGTCGAGAGCCATATCGAGGACGGCAAGCATGCAAGCACGATCGGCTGCGTGCGCAACTTCCAGCTCGCCAGCGGCGCCCGCTTGCGCGAAAAACTGCTCGACTTCTCCGATGACGATTTCCTGGTCAGCTATTCCATCCTGGAAACGCCGCAGCCGCTCACCAACCACAAGGCGACTCTGCAGCTCAGGCGCGTCACCGATGGCGACCGCACCTATGCCGAGTGGACCGCCAGCTTCGACGCGGCCCCCGAGGAAGCGGACAAGCTGGCCGAGGGCATGGGAACCAATGTTTTTCAAGGCGGCTTCAATGCGTTGAAGAGCCATTTCGCCAGTCAGAACTGA
- a CDS encoding AAA family ATPase: MPEVNTETVATSPESVAQHLAASRYLADDSLATAIFLAIRLGKPLLLEGAPGVGKTEAAKAIAELLGRDLVRLQCYEGIDAAHALYEWNYQRQLLAIRHAGEHEIDIYDDRFLIARPLLQVLKAPQQRVLLVDEIDRSDHEFEALLLEFLSDFQISIPERGTIRAEAQPIVILTSNRTRELAEALRRRCVYHWIGYPDAEREAAIIMLRAGDVAEGTARAVAAAVQTIRARPLAKPPGIAEAVEWANAATILEKGGSPWPEAFRRAIGVLIKDEEDLSYIAPELGRIVEEALA; the protein is encoded by the coding sequence ATGCCCGAGGTGAACACCGAGACTGTCGCGACCTCGCCGGAGTCGGTGGCGCAGCATCTTGCCGCCTCGCGCTATCTCGCTGATGACAGCCTGGCCACCGCGATCTTTCTCGCGATCCGGCTCGGCAAGCCGCTGCTGCTCGAAGGCGCGCCAGGCGTCGGCAAGACGGAAGCGGCCAAGGCGATCGCCGAACTGCTCGGTCGCGATCTGGTGCGGCTGCAATGCTACGAAGGCATCGACGCCGCGCATGCGCTCTACGAATGGAACTATCAGCGCCAACTGCTCGCCATCCGCCATGCCGGCGAGCACGAGATCGACATCTATGACGACCGCTTCCTGATTGCCCGTCCGCTGCTGCAGGTATTGAAGGCGCCGCAGCAGCGCGTGTTGCTGGTCGACGAGATCGACCGCTCGGACCATGAATTCGAAGCGCTGCTGCTGGAGTTCCTCTCCGACTTCCAGATCAGCATTCCCGAGCGCGGCACCATCCGCGCCGAGGCACAGCCGATCGTCATCCTGACCTCCAACCGCACCCGCGAACTTGCCGAGGCGCTGCGCCGCCGCTGCGTCTATCACTGGATCGGCTACCCCGACGCCGAACGCGAGGCAGCCATCATCATGTTGCGCGCCGGCGATGTAGCTGAAGGCACCGCACGCGCGGTCGCGGCGGCCGTGCAGACCATCCGCGCCCGCCCGCTGGCCAAGCCTCCTGGCATCGCCGAGGCGGTCGAATGGGCAAATGCGGCGACCATTCTTGAAAAAGGCGGCAGCCCGTGGCCGGAAGCCTTCCGCCGCGCCATCGGCGTGCTGATCAAGGACGAGGAAGACCTCTCCTACATCGCGCCGGAGCTTGGCCGCATCGTCGAGGAGGCGCTGGCGTGA
- a CDS encoding AraC family transcriptional regulator yields the protein MTEAIRLYWGRFGHVSVLNVASDFVTHAHVEAHLIIWLEGTAGEMTIGRETVRLGPGIAAGINSLQPHSHVLSQDGRPGLFLAFYIDPDWARRRRDLPSSAPLFSQAAIALEPWLHQAAASLLDHLTDNESVDDIANYEIERFIDSVLDAADASAPREARGRINTMQDFRVRKAIQLMKANVCERISFDDVARAVGLSRPHFFALFKEQTSLTPNVYWNTLRMEEAVRQLQWSREPLISVACNLGFTTQGNFSRFFRDHVGVPPTLYREAARATA from the coding sequence ATGACGGAAGCGATCAGGCTCTACTGGGGCCGGTTCGGACATGTTTCTGTCCTGAATGTCGCGAGCGACTTCGTCACCCATGCCCATGTCGAGGCACATCTGATCATCTGGCTCGAAGGCACCGCCGGCGAAATGACCATAGGCCGTGAGACGGTCCGCCTCGGCCCGGGCATCGCCGCCGGCATCAACTCGCTGCAGCCGCACAGCCACGTCCTGTCCCAGGACGGCAGGCCGGGCCTGTTCCTGGCCTTCTACATCGACCCGGACTGGGCGCGCCGGCGCCGCGACCTGCCGTCCAGCGCCCCGCTATTCTCACAGGCGGCGATCGCGCTCGAGCCATGGCTGCACCAGGCCGCCGCCAGCCTGCTCGACCATCTCACCGACAATGAAAGCGTCGACGATATCGCCAATTACGAGATCGAGCGCTTCATCGACTCGGTGCTCGACGCCGCCGACGCCTCGGCGCCGCGGGAGGCGCGCGGCCGCATAAACACGATGCAGGATTTCCGCGTCCGCAAGGCGATCCAGCTGATGAAGGCCAATGTCTGCGAGCGCATCTCGTTCGACGATGTCGCCCGCGCCGTTGGCCTGTCCAGGCCGCATTTCTTCGCTCTGTTCAAGGAACAGACCAGTCTGACGCCCAACGTCTACTGGAACACGCTGCGCATGGAGGAAGCGGTGCGGCAGTTGCAATGGTCGCGGGAGCCGCTCATCTCGGTCGCCTGCAACCTCGGATTCACCACGCAGGGTAATTTCTCGCGCTTCTTCCGCGATCATGTCGGCGTGCCGCCGACGCTCTACCGCGAGGCCGCGCGGGCGACGGCCTGA
- a CDS encoding xanthine dehydrogenase family protein molybdopterin-binding subunit has translation MELRKNYFADVRKDGLHEIGQPRPRSDSPGHVTGKTAFFADRNFPGMLHLKMVRSPHHHARIRSIDTSEAEKHPGVVKVLTAKDVPHNLYTILILIQIGPEDETVLADGKVRWRGEAVVAVLAETERAAQEAAAKVKVDYEVLPAVFDMEEALKPGAPIVNEYHGQNYYLYDSGACRKVRFGDVEAGFAQADHVLEQSYQSSPIEHAPTETTGCVVAPEGNDRFTCHTNTQAMFFTLDNTSIILQMPGSKLHFVGGTVGGGFGGKVDVIVEPIAILGAKLTGRPVCFVYSREEEMQISSPRAAEKVVIKDGIMMDGRIVARKVTGYTDAGAYSRHSPYGAQKGAGHYPGPYTIPNVWIDTYCVYTNRTPSSAMRGFGVTIGDFALEVQMDKLARLIGMDPLEFRFINAYRDGDMKAHRQPTEGAALIECMQEASRAANWPVAEKYMAMSSYKNGA, from the coding sequence ATGGAACTGCGCAAGAACTACTTCGCCGACGTCCGCAAGGACGGTCTGCATGAGATCGGCCAGCCCCGGCCACGTTCGGATTCGCCCGGCCACGTCACCGGCAAGACCGCCTTTTTCGCCGACCGTAATTTCCCCGGCATGCTGCACCTGAAGATGGTGCGCAGCCCGCACCATCATGCCCGCATCCGCTCGATCGACACCTCCGAGGCGGAGAAGCATCCGGGCGTCGTCAAGGTGCTGACGGCCAAGGATGTGCCGCACAATCTCTACACCATTCTGATCCTGATCCAGATCGGGCCGGAGGACGAGACGGTGCTGGCCGACGGCAAGGTGCGCTGGAGGGGCGAGGCCGTCGTGGCGGTGCTGGCCGAAACCGAGCGCGCCGCCCAGGAAGCCGCCGCCAAGGTCAAGGTCGACTATGAGGTGCTGCCCGCCGTCTTCGACATGGAGGAAGCGCTGAAGCCAGGCGCGCCCATCGTCAACGAATATCACGGCCAGAACTATTACCTCTATGACAGCGGCGCGTGCCGCAAGGTGCGTTTCGGCGATGTCGAGGCGGGCTTTGCTCAGGCCGATCACGTGCTGGAACAGAGCTACCAATCCTCGCCCATCGAGCACGCGCCGACCGAGACCACCGGCTGCGTGGTGGCGCCCGAAGGCAATGACCGCTTCACCTGCCATACCAACACGCAGGCGATGTTCTTCACCCTCGACAACACATCGATCATCCTGCAGATGCCGGGCAGCAAGCTGCATTTCGTCGGCGGCACGGTCGGCGGCGGTTTCGGCGGCAAGGTCGATGTCATCGTCGAGCCGATCGCCATCCTCGGCGCAAAATTAACCGGGCGACCGGTCTGTTTTGTCTACAGTCGTGAGGAGGAGATGCAGATCTCCTCGCCCCGCGCGGCCGAAAAAGTCGTCATCAAGGACGGCATCATGATGGACGGCCGCATCGTTGCCCGGAAAGTCACCGGCTACACCGATGCCGGCGCCTACTCGCGACACTCGCCCTATGGCGCGCAGAAGGGCGCCGGGCATTATCCCGGCCCCTACACCATCCCCAATGTCTGGATCGATACCTACTGCGTCTACACCAACCGCACGCCGTCGTCGGCCATGCGCGGCTTCGGCGTCACCATCGGCGACTTCGCGCTGGAGGTGCAGATGGACAAGCTGGCGCGGCTGATCGGAATGGACCCGCTCGAATTCCGTTTCATCAACGCCTATCGCGACGGCGACATGAAGGCGCATCGCCAGCCGACGGAGGGTGCGGCACTCATCGAATGCATGCAGGAAGCCTCGCGCGCCGCAAACTGGCCGGTGGCTGAGAAATACATGGCGATGTCCTCCTACAAGAACGGAGCTTGA
- a CDS encoding FAD binding domain-containing protein, producing MALALQTFATVKDANAALKLAGTRYLGGGTLVVRAANEGDVSVSGLVRSTDPALSAIEVRGGKVRVGASVTMAEIARHPELGALAKAARAVGGPAIRNMATVGGNLFAPAPYGDFAVALLALDATFGTDDGETPIETFLAGRDDGRAIVTSVSFTKAGSFRFLKVSRVKPKGVSVLSIAIVLEQAGGGTVSSARIALGCMADRPMRAKAAEKALLGRTLDPDGIAPALAAAGDGTSPITDPIASAWYRAEVLPVHLGRLLLS from the coding sequence ATGGCGCTGGCGCTGCAGACTTTTGCAACGGTAAAGGACGCGAATGCCGCGCTGAAGTTGGCCGGCACGCGCTATCTCGGCGGGGGTACACTTGTCGTCCGCGCGGCCAATGAAGGCGACGTCTCGGTCTCCGGCCTTGTCAGGTCGACCGATCCGGCCCTGTCGGCCATCGAGGTCCGCGGCGGCAAGGTCCGCGTCGGCGCCTCGGTGACCATGGCGGAGATCGCCCGCCATCCCGAACTCGGTGCCCTTGCCAAGGCCGCCCGCGCCGTCGGCGGCCCGGCGATCCGCAATATGGCGACCGTCGGCGGCAATCTGTTCGCGCCGGCGCCCTATGGCGATTTCGCCGTCGCCCTGCTGGCACTCGATGCAACGTTCGGCACCGATGACGGAGAAACACCCATCGAGACCTTCCTGGCCGGGCGAGACGATGGCCGCGCCATCGTCACGTCGGTCAGTTTCACGAAGGCCGGCAGCTTCCGCTTCCTCAAAGTGTCGCGGGTCAAGCCCAAGGGGGTCTCGGTGCTGAGCATCGCGATCGTTCTGGAACAGGCTGGAGGCGGGACCGTGTCCTCGGCGCGGATCGCGCTCGGCTGCATGGCCGATCGGCCGATGCGTGCCAAGGCAGCGGAAAAAGCGCTACTCGGTAGGACGCTCGACCCGGATGGCATCGCACCGGCGCTGGCAGCGGCGGGCGACGGCACTTCGCCCATCACCGATCCGATCGCCAGCGCCTGGTATCGCGCCGAGGTCCTGCCGGTCCATCTCGGCCGGCTGCTGCTCAGCTAA
- a CDS encoding ABC transporter permease: protein MAVTLDQTIAQKQHSFLSRLFSSQTFWVVIAVILACIFLSFATDAFATSKNLYNITRNITFVAIVALGMTFVIITGGIDLSVGSVLCLCSMVLAVTMHAGFSIEIGILASIATALVIGAFNGVFIAYLGFPPFVVTLGMLSIARSLAMVASNNTVVFQFGPDHDKLLALGGGAWLFGIANPVLYMILLALITGFILRWTKFGRHIFAIGGNEHAATLTGVPVRQIKVAVYMISALSAGIAGIIETGWLGAVTTNLGNGMELQVIAATVIGGANLAGGIGTAFGAIVGAALIEVIRNSLGLLGINAFWQGTFIGGAILLAVLFDRIRNFRRSD from the coding sequence ATGGCAGTCACCCTTGACCAGACGATCGCGCAGAAGCAGCACAGCTTCCTGTCGCGCCTGTTCTCCAGCCAGACCTTCTGGGTGGTGATCGCCGTCATCCTAGCCTGTATTTTCCTGTCCTTCGCCACCGACGCCTTCGCCACCTCGAAGAACCTCTACAACATCACCCGCAACATCACCTTCGTCGCCATCGTCGCGCTCGGCATGACCTTCGTCATCATCACCGGCGGCATCGACCTGTCGGTCGGCTCGGTACTGTGCCTGTGCTCGATGGTGCTGGCCGTCACCATGCATGCCGGCTTTTCGATCGAGATCGGCATTCTGGCCTCGATCGCCACCGCGCTCGTCATCGGCGCCTTCAATGGCGTTTTTATCGCCTATCTGGGCTTTCCGCCCTTCGTGGTCACGCTCGGCATGCTGTCGATCGCCCGCAGCCTTGCCATGGTCGCCTCCAACAACACCGTCGTCTTCCAGTTCGGGCCGGACCACGACAAGCTTCTGGCGCTCGGCGGAGGCGCCTGGCTGTTCGGCATCGCCAATCCGGTGCTCTACATGATCCTGCTGGCCCTGATCACCGGTTTCATCCTGCGCTGGACAAAGTTCGGCCGCCATATCTTCGCTATTGGCGGCAACGAGCACGCGGCGACGCTGACCGGCGTCCCGGTGCGCCAGATCAAGGTCGCCGTCTACATGATCTCGGCGCTGTCAGCCGGCATTGCCGGCATCATCGAGACAGGCTGGCTCGGCGCCGTCACCACCAATCTCGGCAACGGCATGGAACTGCAGGTGATAGCCGCCACCGTCATCGGCGGCGCCAACCTCGCCGGCGGTATCGGCACCGCCTTTGGCGCCATCGTTGGTGCTGCCCTCATCGAGGTGATCCGCAACAGCCTCGGCCTGCTTGGCATCAACGCCTTCTGGCAAGGCACCTTCATCGGCGGTGCCATCTTGCTGGCGGTTCTGTTCGACCGAATCCGCAATTTCAGGCGCAGCGACTGA
- a CDS encoding ATP-binding cassette domain-containing protein has protein sequence MAVLELTNISKHFGAIQAVNDVSLSIEPGQVVGLMGDNGAGKSTLVKMIAGNFRPSHGTMRMDDKELILHKPVEARQHGIEIVHQDLALCNNLTAAANVYLGRELRRGVGPFRILDYASMYKRAGQIFAELKSETRPRDLVKQMSGGQRQAVAIARTMLSQAKIVLMDEPTAAISVRQVAEVLNLIRHLRDQGIAVVLISHRMPDVFDVADRVIVMRRGRKVADKAIALSSPEEVTGLITGAIEQVA, from the coding sequence GTGGCGGTTCTCGAACTCACCAACATCTCGAAGCATTTTGGCGCCATCCAGGCTGTCAACGACGTGTCGCTGTCGATCGAACCGGGCCAGGTCGTCGGCCTGATGGGCGACAATGGCGCCGGCAAGTCGACGCTGGTCAAGATGATAGCTGGCAATTTCCGGCCGAGCCATGGCACGATGCGGATGGACGACAAGGAACTGATCCTGCACAAGCCGGTCGAGGCGCGCCAGCACGGCATCGAGATCGTCCACCAGGACCTGGCGCTCTGCAACAATCTGACGGCGGCGGCCAATGTCTATCTCGGCCGCGAACTGCGCCGCGGTGTCGGCCCGTTCCGCATCCTCGACTATGCCTCGATGTACAAGCGCGCCGGCCAGATCTTCGCCGAGTTGAAATCCGAGACCCGCCCGCGCGACCTCGTCAAGCAGATGTCGGGCGGCCAGCGTCAGGCGGTGGCGATCGCCCGTACCATGCTGTCGCAGGCCAAGATCGTGCTGATGGACGAGCCGACGGCGGCAATCTCGGTGCGGCAGGTCGCCGAAGTGTTGAACCTCATCCGTCATCTGCGCGACCAGGGCATCGCCGTTGTACTGATCAGCCACCGCATGCCCGACGTCTTCGACGTCGCCGACCGCGTCATCGTCATGCGGCGCGGCAGGAAGGTCGCCGACAAGGCGATCGCGTTGAGTTCGCCCGAGGAGGTTACCGGGCTGATCACCGGCGCTATCGAGCAGGTGGCATGA
- a CDS encoding xanthine dehydrogenase family protein molybdopterin-binding subunit — protein sequence MAIRRGRGVAAINYPTGMNLGGDPTQALVHSTPTGNFMVTLSSVDLGQGMKQIMAQICAETIGVPTDRVVVDTADTDTGPHCMGTFASRGTHRAGNAVIQAAKEARQVMLEVAAEELEVNASDLETDGQGNILVKGAPQKSISIFDVALSAHFKRGRSISGRGMFLIPRSYPEKETGAMKPSTCYAHACTVAEVEVDDETGEVTVLTVKNVFEIGRALNPKMVEQQLVGGSWMGISHALYETTEPYYPNRDHGGTDFNQYLMPGPGDLAETEIIVLERPSADGPYGAKGPGEMCANPQIPAVANAVFDAVGVRIDTLPITPERILRALKAQAN from the coding sequence ATGGCGATCAGGCGCGGACGCGGCGTCGCCGCGATCAACTATCCTACGGGCATGAACCTCGGCGGCGACCCGACGCAGGCGCTGGTGCATTCGACACCGACCGGCAATTTCATGGTCACGCTGTCGTCGGTCGATCTCGGCCAGGGCATGAAGCAGATCATGGCGCAGATCTGCGCCGAAACGATCGGCGTGCCGACCGACCGTGTCGTCGTCGACACCGCCGACACCGACACCGGCCCGCACTGCATGGGCACCTTCGCCTCGCGCGGCACCCACCGCGCCGGCAATGCCGTGATCCAGGCCGCCAAGGAAGCGCGCCAGGTGATGCTGGAAGTGGCGGCCGAGGAACTGGAGGTGAATGCCTCGGATCTCGAAACGGACGGCCAAGGCAACATACTGGTCAAGGGCGCACCGCAGAAGTCGATTTCGATCTTCGATGTCGCACTGTCGGCGCATTTCAAGCGCGGCCGTTCGATCTCCGGCCGCGGCATGTTTTTGATTCCACGCTCCTATCCGGAGAAAGAGACCGGCGCGATGAAGCCCTCGACCTGCTACGCGCATGCCTGCACGGTGGCCGAGGTGGAGGTCGACGACGAGACCGGCGAAGTGACGGTGCTCACCGTGAAGAACGTCTTCGAGATCGGCCGCGCGCTGAACCCGAAAATGGTCGAGCAGCAACTGGTCGGCGGCTCCTGGATGGGCATCAGCCATGCACTCTACGAGACGACCGAGCCCTATTATCCCAACCGCGACCATGGCGGCACCGACTTCAACCAGTATCTGATGCCTGGTCCCGGCGACCTCGCCGAGACCGAAATCATCGTGCTGGAGCGACCGTCGGCGGACGGACCGTATGGCGCCAAGGGGCCGGGCGAGATGTGCGCCAACCCGCAAATACCGGCGGTCGCCAATGCCGTCTTCGACGCCGTCGGTGTGCGCATCGACACGCTGCCGATCACGCCGGAGCGCATTTTGCGGGCGTTGAAGGCACAAGCGAACTGA
- a CDS encoding vWA domain-containing protein encodes MPSAAAPFLGFGRLLRRYGFAIAPEQVSSFMQAVTLLGPLSMADIREAALATLAPPPDRRDEFEAHFQSHFYGNTSAVAERDAEEEIRIKDDGGADDERIEAEQRQEGGELSSALEQLSRRDFLRDNDRLTVFRRQLSSALPARRSFRTVRTPSRGKLDLRRSLREIVSADGDVPSPLLRRRQTVPRKLLILIDVSGSMKLHTSDYLKLAHAAVQGADRAEIFTFGTRLTRITTALRIRDREQALARAAAQVDDWDGGTRMGPTLLAFLSVPRFSAFARGAAIVILSDALERGDHAELETAMRRLSARAFRLSLATPLAGDPRFQPATAALRAILPDLDDLVDGSSVNSLTDFILSLARSAPAAETIWKRVS; translated from the coding sequence TTGCCCAGTGCCGCCGCACCCTTCCTCGGCTTCGGCCGGCTGCTGCGCCGCTACGGTTTCGCCATCGCCCCCGAACAAGTCTCCAGCTTCATGCAGGCGGTAACCTTGCTTGGCCCCCTCTCGATGGCCGATATCCGTGAAGCAGCCCTTGCCACACTGGCACCGCCGCCCGACCGACGCGACGAATTCGAGGCGCATTTCCAGAGCCATTTTTACGGCAACACATCAGCCGTGGCGGAACGCGACGCCGAGGAGGAAATCCGCATCAAGGACGATGGCGGCGCCGACGACGAGCGGATCGAGGCCGAGCAGCGACAGGAAGGCGGTGAGCTTTCCTCAGCACTGGAGCAGTTGAGCCGCCGCGACTTCCTGCGCGACAACGACAGGCTGACCGTCTTTCGCCGCCAACTGTCGAGCGCCTTGCCCGCGCGCCGCTCCTTCCGCACGGTGCGCACTCCTTCGCGTGGCAAGCTCGACCTGCGCCGCTCGCTCAGGGAAATCGTCAGCGCCGACGGCGATGTTCCCTCGCCCTTGTTGCGCCGCCGCCAGACCGTGCCGCGCAAGCTGCTGATCCTGATCGACGTTTCGGGCTCGATGAAACTGCACACGTCGGATTACTTGAAGCTCGCGCATGCCGCCGTGCAAGGCGCGGACCGCGCCGAGATCTTCACCTTCGGCACGCGGCTGACCCGCATCACCACGGCGTTGCGCATCCGCGACCGCGAGCAGGCGCTGGCGCGCGCGGCCGCCCAGGTCGATGACTGGGACGGCGGCACCCGCATGGGTCCGACGCTGCTCGCCTTCCTTTCAGTGCCGCGTTTCTCCGCCTTCGCGCGCGGTGCAGCGATCGTTATCCTCTCGGATGCGCTGGAGCGCGGCGACCATGCCGAACTGGAGACCGCGATGCGCCGGCTGAGCGCCCGCGCCTTTCGGCTGTCATTGGCGACACCTTTGGCCGGCGACCCGCGCTTCCAGCCGGCAACGGCGGCACTTCGCGCCATCCTGCCAGACCTCGACGATCTGGTCGACGGCTCGTCGGTGAACAGCCTCACCGATTTCATCCTGTCGCTCGCTCGCTCCGCCCCGGCGGCCGAGACAATCTGG
- a CDS encoding (2Fe-2S)-binding protein, with product MAKVPVQFTLNGSEKAEFIDSGTTLLNALRDKIGDTSPKGGCHQGTCGACSVIIDGELRLSCLTLAETCNGAMITTTSGLAEGGVLHPLQRAFLDTFATQCGFCTPGMIMAAKVLLDHTPNPSREDVVEALSGNICRCTGYEPIIQAVLAAARANSQNAA from the coding sequence ATGGCGAAGGTCCCGGTTCAATTCACGCTCAATGGGTCTGAAAAGGCCGAATTCATCGACAGCGGCACGACGCTGCTCAACGCCTTGCGCGACAAGATCGGCGACACCTCGCCGAAGGGCGGCTGCCACCAGGGCACGTGCGGCGCCTGCTCCGTCATCATCGACGGCGAGTTGAGGCTCTCCTGCCTGACGCTGGCCGAGACCTGCAACGGTGCAATGATCACCACCACATCGGGCCTTGCCGAAGGCGGCGTGCTGCATCCGCTGCAACGAGCTTTCCTCGACACATTCGCCACGCAATGCGGCTTCTGCACGCCGGGCATGATCATGGCCGCCAAGGTGCTGCTCGACCACACCCCCAATCCCAGCCGCGAGGACGTCGTCGAGGCGCTGTCCGGGAACATCTGCCGTTGCACCGGCTACGAGCCGATCATCCAGGCGGTGCTCGCCGCCGCCCGCGCCAATTCGCAGAACGCGGCCTGA